CTTCGGGAACGTCCTCGCGGTCGGGGCCGACGACGCGCTGGGCGACATCGGCACGCAGGTGATCGTCACGCCGAACGCCGACGCCGGCGTCCAGTCGATCGACGACCGGACGGTCACGGAGATCCAACGGGTCACGACGGGGGGCAGCGCTGTCCCGCTGAAGACCGACGGCGGCCTCGTCACGCGCGGTGGCGACTCGGCGGCGGCGACGATCTACGGAATCCGCGAGCCGGACGCGTTGTACACCGCGGCCGACGGCGAGCTCCCCACGCCCCACAGACAGGGCGCGATCCTCGGGGCGGACCTCGCCGACACCCTCGGCGCGCAGGTCGGCGACAACGTCGACGTCACCGGGGACACCTACCGCGTGATCGCCGTCCTCGAACCGGTCGAATCGTTCACGCCGATCTCGCCGAACGACGCGGTCATGCTCCCCGAGTCCGCGGTCAGCGGCGACGGCTACCAGCAGGTGGTCATCGAGGCCGACGGCGGCGCGGCCGCGACGGCCAGCGCCGACGCGATCGAGTCGACGGTCAACGCCCGCGAGGACGTCGTCGAGGTGTTCGAGCTCTCGTCGATTCTCGACGAAATCA
The genomic region above belongs to Natronomonas moolapensis 8.8.11 and contains:
- a CDS encoding ABC transporter permease; its protein translation is MTRLPALFVARRNLSRNRLQSALAALGILVGVVAIASLGIFGNVLAVGADDALGDIGTQVIVTPNADAGVQSIDDRTVTEIQRVTTGGSAVPLKTDGGLVTRGGDSAAATIYGIREPDALYTAADGELPTPHRQGAILGADLADTLGAQVGDNVDVTGDTYRVIAVLEPVESFTPISPNDAVMLPESAVSGDGYQQVVIEADGGAAATASADAIESTVNAREDVVEVFELSSILDEINEFFSLLSVFLLGLGGISLFVAGVSILNVMLMSTVERRQEIGVLRAVGVSRSEVLRTILFEATLLGIVGAAGGVLVTVALVAGLYLATPVELWIVLDPTNGLYLLGAFAFGVLISVLGGLYPAWTAANERPVDALRG